GCACCGTCTGGTTGCCGTTGTTGATCTTCTCGACCAGCGTGGCCGCGTCCGGAACCTGCTCGATGTCGATCTCGGTGAACTCGATGCCGGCCCGCTTGAGCTGGCCCTTGAGGCGGTGGCAGTAGCCGCACCACGGGGTCGAGTACATGGTGAAAGCTGACATCGGCGGACTCCTGGGGGAGTGGGAGGGGAAAACTGTCGGGCGTCCCGTCTAGGGTTGCCCTCGACGTATTCGAACCATGATGCAGGTGGTGCTGTTCCCGCATGTCCCAGCCCGTGAGCGAGTTCACACGATCCGCCTCCGCGGAGGAGCTCCTGGATGCCCTCGACCCGGAGCAGCGGGAGGTCGCGACCACCTTGCAGGGCGCGGTCGCGGTGCTGGCCGGAGCGGGCACCGGGAAGACCCGGGCGATCACCCACCGGATCGCGTACGGCGTGCGGATCGGGACGTTCGACCCGGTCCGGGTGCTCGCGGTGACGTTCACCCAGCGGGCGGCCGGCGAGATGCGCGGGCGGCTGGCCCAGCTCGGCGTCCAGGGCGTGCAGGCACGGACGTTCCACTCGGCCGCGCTGCGCCAGGCCCGCTTCTTCTGGCCGAAGGTGTACGGCGGGGAGCTGCCGCCGATCGTGGACCGGAAGTTCCCGCTGCTCACCGAGGCGGCCTCGCGCTGCCGGGTCCGGGTGGACACCCCCGCCCTGCGCGACCTCGCCGGTGAGGTCGAGTGGGCGAAGGTGAGCAACGTCCGGCCGGACGACTACGCCCGGCTGGCGCCGAAGGCGGGCCGTACGCTCGCGGCCTTCGACCCGGCCACGATCGCCCGGATCTTCGCCGCCTACGAGGACGTGAAGCTGGAGCGCGGGCGGATCGACCTGGAGGACGTGCTGCTCTGCGCTGTCGCGCTGCTGGCCGAGGACGAGCGGGTCGCCGCGGAGATCCGCCGGCAGTACCGGACCTTCGTCGTGGACGAGTACCAGGACGTCTCGCCGCTGCAGCAGAGCCTGCTCGACCTGTGGCTGGGCGGCCGCGAGGACGTCTGCGTGGTCGGCGATCCGGCGCAGACCATCTACTCCTGGGCCGGCGCCGAGCCGGAGAACCTGGTCCGGTTCGCCGCCCGGCACCCGTCCGCCAGCGTGATCAAACTGGTCCGCGACTACCGGTCGACGCCCCAGATCGTCGAGGTCGCGAACAAGATCCTCGACGCGGCCGGCCCGAACGGTCTGCCTGGGCGCGTCACCTTGCGCTCGCAGAAGGAGGCCGGCCCGGCGCCGGTCTATCGCGAGTACTCCGATGAGGTCGCGGAAGCGGACGCGGTGGCGCGGGCGGTGGTGAAGTTGCAGGACGAGGGCGTTGCCCTACGCGACATCGCCGTACTGTTCCGGACCAACGCCCAGTCGGAGAACTTCGAGCAGGCGCTCGCCGAGCGGAAGATCCCGACCGTACTGAAGGGCGCGGAGCGCTTTTTCGAGCGGGCCGAGATCCGGCAGGCAGCCCTGCTGCTCCGTGGCCAGGCGAAGGCCGGTGACCTCTCGGACGAGCTCGTCACCACCGTCACCGGAGTGCTCGGTGGAGCTGGGTGGACGCCGGAGCCGCCGACCGGGACCGGTGCGGTCCGGGACCGCTGGGAGTCGTTGAGCGCGCTCGTGACCATGACTGGCGATTTCGCCGCGGAGCACCCGTCGGCCGGCCTGGCCGAGCTGATGACCGAGCTGGACCGGCGTGCGTCGATCCAGCACGCGCCGTTGGCCGAGGGGGTCACGCTGGCGACACTGCACGCCGCCAAGGGGCTG
The genomic region above belongs to Kribbella solani and contains:
- a CDS encoding mycoredoxin yields the protein MSAFTMYSTPWCGYCHRLKGQLKRAGIEFTEIDIEQVPDAATLVEKINNGNQTVPTVVFPDGTAMTNPSLAQVAEKLAA
- a CDS encoding ATP-dependent DNA helicase UvrD2 — protein: MSQPVSEFTRSASAEELLDALDPEQREVATTLQGAVAVLAGAGTGKTRAITHRIAYGVRIGTFDPVRVLAVTFTQRAAGEMRGRLAQLGVQGVQARTFHSAALRQARFFWPKVYGGELPPIVDRKFPLLTEAASRCRVRVDTPALRDLAGEVEWAKVSNVRPDDYARLAPKAGRTLAAFDPATIARIFAAYEDVKLERGRIDLEDVLLCAVALLAEDERVAAEIRRQYRTFVVDEYQDVSPLQQSLLDLWLGGREDVCVVGDPAQTIYSWAGAEPENLVRFAARHPSASVIKLVRDYRSTPQIVEVANKILDAAGPNGLPGRVTLRSQKEAGPAPVYREYSDEVAEADAVARAVVKLQDEGVALRDIAVLFRTNAQSENFEQALAERKIPTVLKGAERFFERAEIRQAALLLRGQAKAGDLSDELVTTVTGVLGGAGWTPEPPTGTGAVRDRWESLSALVTMTGDFAAEHPSAGLAELMTELDRRASIQHAPLAEGVTLATLHAAKGLEWECVFIVGAHEGTLPISYAQTPSQVEEERRLFYVGVTRAKQQLFVSWSTSRSPGGRGQRGPTRFLDPIGVRTARSEWKPSAPVNWERPASSSRSGRPIPKCRVCGRGLLDPGARKLGRCESCPSTIDQKLYEALIEWRTEQAESERMPAFVILTDATLTAIAETRPSDPQALRQIPGIGHTKLAKYGEHILNLCTR